One window of the Equus caballus isolate H_3958 breed thoroughbred chromosome 2, TB-T2T, whole genome shotgun sequence genome contains the following:
- the PODN gene encoding podocan, producing MARSRALLLLLLLPPQLQLGPGLAVRAPVFGRSDAHSRSPEENEFAEEEPVLVLSPEEPGPGPATIDCPRDCACSQEGVVDCGGIDLREFPGDLPEHTNHLSLQNNQLEQIYPEELSRLHRLETLNLQNNRLTSRGLPEEAFEHLTNLNYLYLANNKLTLAPRFLPNTLISVDFAANYLTKIYGLTFGQKPNLRSVYLHNNKLADAGLPDNMFNGSSNVEILILSSNFLRHVPKHLPPALYKLHLKNNKLEKIPPGAFSELSSLRELYLQNNYLTDEGLDNETFWKLSSLEYLDLSSNNLSRVPAGLPRSLVLLHLEKNAIQSVDADVLTPIRSLEYLLLHSNQLHAHGIHPRAFQGLKRLHTVHLYNNALERVPSGLPRRVRTLMILHNQITGIGRDDFATTYFLEELNLSYNRITSPQMHRDAFRKLRLLRSLDLSGNRLHTLPPGLPRNVHVLKVKRNELAALARGALAGMAQLRELYLTGNRLRSRALGPRAWADLAGLQLLDIAGNQLTDVPGGLPESLEYLYLQNNKISSVPANAFDSTPNLKGVFLRFNKLAVGSVVESAFRRLKHLQVLDIEGNFEFGDVSKDRGRLKEEEEEDEEDEEDKDEEEEERR from the exons ATGGCGCGGAGCAGGgcactgctgctcctgctgctgctgcccccgcagctgcagctgggccctgggctggcaGTGAGGGCCCCCGTGTTTGGACGAAGTGACGCCCACAGCCGGAGCCCTGAAGAGAACGAGTTCGCGGAGGAGGAGCCGGTGCTGGTCCTGAGCCCCGAGGAGCCGGGGCCTGGCCCAGCCACCATCGACTGCCCCCGGGACTGCGCCTGCTCCCAGGAGGGTGTTGTAGACTGTGGCGGCATCGACCTGCGCGAGTTCCCCGGGGACCTGCCGGAGCACACCAACCACCTGTCCCTGCAG aaCAACCAGCTGGAGCAGATCTACCCCGAGGAGCTCTCCCGGCTGCACCGGCTGGAGACGCTGAACCTCCAGAACAACCGTCTGACTTCCCGAG GGCTCCCAGAGGAGGCGTTTGAGCATCTGACCAACCTCAATTACCTGTACCTGGCCAATAACAAG CTGACCTTGGCACCCCGATTCCTGCCAAACACCCTGATCAGTGTGGACTTCGCTGCCAACTATCTCACCAAGATCTATGGGCTCACCTTTGGCCAGAAGCCAAACttgag GTCTGTGTACCTGCACAACAACAAGCTGGCGGACGCCGGGCTGCCAGACAACATGTTCAACGGCTCCAGCAACGTCGAGATCCTTATTCTGTCCAGCAACTTCTTGCGCCATGTGCCCAAGCACCTGCCGCCTGCCCTCTACAAGCTGCATCtcaag AACAACAAGCTGGAGAAGATCCCACCAGGTGCCTTCAGCGAGCTGAGCAGCCTGCGTGAGCTGTACCTGCAGAACAACTACCTGACAGACGAGGGCCTGGACAACGAGACCTTCTG GAAGCTCTCCAGCCTGGAGTACCTGGATCTGTCCAGCAACAACCTGTCGCGGGTGCCAGCGGGGCTGCCGCGCAGCCTGGTGCTGCTGCACCTGGAGAAGAACGCCATTCAGAGCGTGGACGCGGACGTACTGACCCCCATCCGCAGCCTGGAGTACCTGCTGCTGCACAGCAACCAGCTGCACGCACACGGTATCCACCCGCGGGCCTTCCAGGGCCTCAAGCGGCTGCACACGGTGCACCTGTACAACAACGCGCTGGAGCGCGTGCCCAGCGGCCTGCCCCGCCGCGTGCGCACCCTCATGATTCTGCACAATCAGATCACCGGCATCGGCCGCGACGACTTCGCCACTACCTACTTCCTGGAGGAGCTCAACCTCAGCTACAACCGCATCACCAGCCCGCAGATGCACCGCGACGCCTTCCGCAAGCTGCGCCTGCTGCGCTCGCTGGACCTGTCCGGCAACCGGCTGCACACGCTGCCGCCGGGGCTGCCGCGCAACGTGCACGTGCTGAAGGTCAAGCGCAACGAGCTGGCTGCCCTGGCGCGCGGGGCGCTGGCCGGCATGGCCCAGCTGCGGGAGCTCTACCTCACCGGCAACCGGCTGCGCAGCCGGGCCCTGGGGCCCCGCGCCTGGGCCGACCTGGCCGGGCTGCAG CTGCTGGACATCGCTGGGAATCAGCTCACAGACGTCCCCGGGGGGCTCCCCGAGTCGCTCGAGTACTTGTACCTGCAGAACAACAAGATCAGCTCCGTGCCCGCCAACGCCTTCGACTCCACACCCAACCTCAAGGGAGTCTTTCTCAG GTTTAACAAGCTGGCCGTGGGCTCTGTGGTGGAGAGCGCCTTCCGGAGGCTGAAGCACCTGCAGGTCTTGGACATAGAAGGCAACTTTGAGTTTGGTGACGTTTCCAAGGACCGGGGCCGgttgaaggaggaagaggaagaggatgaggaggacgaggaggataaggatgaggaggaagaagaaaggcgatag